One window from the genome of Candidatus Sulfotelmatobacter sp. encodes:
- the tsaE gene encoding tRNA (adenosine(37)-N6)-threonylcarbamoyltransferase complex ATPase subunit type 1 TsaE — translation MLDSSGDVAVRLSAAVEETERLGEALAKSLEPGDRLLLLGPLGAGKTRLVAGLARGLGVKARVRSPSFTLLHEYHGRVPLYHADLYRLEERDVAGLGLEEALERGALAVEWGDRLPAGLRDDALTLEFELISERERRVTARAEGPRGHALLEAWRRLP, via the coding sequence GCGCCTGAGCGCCGCGGTCGAGGAGACCGAGCGCCTCGGCGAGGCGCTGGCGAAGTCGCTCGAGCCCGGCGACCGGCTGCTGCTGCTCGGGCCGCTCGGCGCGGGAAAGACGCGCCTGGTCGCCGGGCTCGCGCGCGGCCTCGGGGTGAAGGCGCGCGTGCGGAGCCCGTCGTTCACGCTGCTCCACGAATACCACGGCCGGGTGCCGCTCTATCACGCCGATCTCTATCGGCTGGAGGAGCGCGACGTGGCGGGACTGGGGCTCGAGGAGGCGCTCGAGCGCGGCGCGCTGGCGGTCGAGTGGGGGGATCGATTGCCCGCCGGCCTCCGCGACGACGCACTGACGCTCGAGTTCGAGTTGATCTCCGAGCGCGAGCGTCGCGTCACCGCGCGCGCCGAGGGTCCGAGAGGCCACGCGCTGCTCGAGGCGTGGAGGAGGCTGCCGTGA